Proteins encoded together in one Catellatospora citrea window:
- a CDS encoding M15 family metallopeptidase has protein sequence MSCPPPRRSLGLKAGVGIAATLLIAVPTYAGIASADSGVTSADGALDKPVSPFADGHPAVDNLRPELRTAIRQAAADARRDGVEVLINSGWRSRRHQQHLLDEAVATDGLEKARRRVNTPDRSTHVTGDAIDAGPPEADRWLQRNGAAYGLCQVYANEIWHFELTTEPGRPCPPQLPDASAG, from the coding sequence ATGTCATGCCCACCCCCGCGCCGCTCGCTGGGCCTGAAGGCCGGCGTCGGCATCGCCGCCACGCTGCTGATCGCGGTCCCCACGTACGCCGGGATCGCCTCGGCCGACAGTGGCGTCACCTCGGCCGACGGCGCGCTGGACAAGCCGGTGTCGCCGTTCGCCGACGGCCACCCCGCTGTCGACAACCTCCGCCCCGAGCTACGTACCGCCATCCGGCAGGCCGCCGCCGACGCCCGCCGCGACGGCGTCGAGGTGCTGATCAACTCGGGCTGGCGCAGTCGCCGCCACCAGCAGCACCTGCTCGACGAAGCCGTGGCGACCGACGGGCTGGAGAAGGCGCGGAGGCGCGTCAACACACCCGACCGGTCCACCCACGTAACGGGTGACGCGATCGACGCCGGACCACCCGAGGCCGACCGCTGGCTGCAGCGAAACGGCGCCGCCTACGGCCTGTGCCAGGTGTACGCCAACGAGATCTGGCACTTCGAGCTGACCACCGAGCCCGGCCGCCCCTGCCCGCCCCAGCTGCCCGACGCGTCCGCGGGCTGA
- a CDS encoding DUF1996 domain-containing protein, which produces MRTEHSAPTPRDRGWAARLGRLGPVLIAAPVVLAIAVVSFIVTDAGEASTPEAAATGSAAAATPSAAPPAASPAAKPSAVPAKPGWVAVDPDEQKAATAAFFARTPRKVTGKPVQVPEFHATCTVSHHGDDDPIVFPGLPGASHNHTFWGNKSTDSRTTAVSLRAGATSCNPQQDRSGYWIPTLYQNGRVIDPDEITVYYGSRLKDPAKTQPFPYGLRMIEGDAKKKSDPNGNRFWCAGIGGEVGRSKDGVFPVCASTAHIVRQITFPDCWDGKHLDSPDHKAHMSGALHTGVCPRSHPIPIPSVSFVISYKDLSAKTDGITLSSGNSFSMHADFFNGWDPEALAARVRNCLNQGVKCNAAGGF; this is translated from the coding sequence TTGCGCACCGAACACTCGGCACCGACCCCCCGCGACCGCGGCTGGGCGGCCCGGCTCGGCCGCCTCGGCCCGGTCCTGATCGCGGCACCGGTCGTGCTGGCGATCGCGGTGGTCTCGTTCATCGTCACCGACGCCGGCGAGGCGTCCACGCCCGAAGCGGCGGCGACCGGGTCGGCCGCGGCGGCGACGCCCTCGGCCGCACCGCCGGCGGCCTCCCCCGCGGCGAAACCGTCGGCGGTCCCGGCCAAGCCCGGCTGGGTCGCCGTCGACCCCGACGAGCAGAAGGCCGCTACCGCGGCGTTCTTCGCGCGCACACCGCGCAAGGTGACCGGCAAGCCGGTGCAGGTCCCCGAGTTCCACGCGACCTGCACCGTCAGCCACCACGGCGACGACGACCCGATCGTGTTCCCCGGCCTGCCCGGCGCGTCGCACAACCACACCTTCTGGGGCAACAAGAGCACCGACAGCCGCACCACGGCCGTGTCGCTGCGCGCCGGCGCGACCAGCTGCAACCCGCAGCAGGACCGGTCCGGTTACTGGATTCCGACGCTGTATCAGAACGGCCGCGTGATCGACCCCGACGAGATCACCGTCTACTACGGCTCCCGGCTGAAGGACCCCGCCAAGACCCAGCCGTTCCCGTACGGGCTGCGCATGATCGAGGGCGACGCGAAGAAGAAGTCGGACCCCAACGGCAACCGGTTCTGGTGCGCCGGGATCGGCGGCGAGGTGGGGCGGTCAAAGGACGGCGTCTTCCCCGTCTGCGCGTCCACCGCGCACATCGTCCGGCAGATCACGTTCCCGGACTGCTGGGACGGCAAGCACCTGGACAGCCCCGACCACAAGGCGCACATGTCCGGCGCGCTGCACACCGGGGTCTGCCCACGCAGCCACCCGATCCCGATCCCGTCGGTGTCGTTCGTCATCTCGTACAAGGACCTGAGCGCGAAGACCGACGGCATCACGCTGTCGTCGGGCAACTCGTTCTCCATGCACGCCGACTTCTTCAACGGCTGGGACCCCGAGGCGCTCGCCGCCCGCGTCCGCAACTGCCTCAACCAGGGCGTCAAGTGCAACGCCGCCGGCGGCTTCTGA
- a CDS encoding serine/threonine protein kinase: MHDSSKKLLAYRYQLLDVIGQGGQGRVWRARDEYLQRFVAIKELLAPAHLTEQERKATRDRSLREARAVAQLSHPNVIQVYDVIPHQGEPWIVMELVRARSLHQVLAADGPISVQRAADIGLALLGALSAAHRAGILHRDVKPANVLLADDGRVLLTDFGLATHQSADSSVTRTGMVVGSPAYLAPERVGGDRGGPAADLWALGATLFTAVEGRLVFDRPSPAATIAALVTEQPPRPARAGALAPVLEGLLQKDPDQRIDAERAEALLRTALDATRHDSPPAVQPRTGDTTDANPAPPPAAGPPDSPAPDRPNSEAVVPVVPDVPDVPSWAAPTPTPHPSPTGEPPTADTGDVTPTQADRGTGPARRFRPRVALPAAAALILLLSVGVGAMTWRSPALPETRFADATGFPPAVAPPAGSQQSSPKARPAPSAPPSPAATTTPGTSGQPSGTPWRSPLPSPSPTTNTSQPAAPPVVSHVGEITGIGGKCVDVSGARRADGTPIVIFTCNGSAAQTWTMKADGTVRALGKCLDVQDDGTYDGAAVQLWSCGTGQANQRWVYDSATRHLVNPASGTCLDARDQSSADGTRLQIWTCNPNYQANQRWSPP; the protein is encoded by the coding sequence GTGCACGACTCATCCAAGAAGTTGCTGGCCTATCGATATCAGCTCCTCGACGTCATCGGCCAGGGCGGGCAGGGACGCGTCTGGCGGGCCCGGGACGAGTACCTCCAGCGGTTCGTGGCGATCAAGGAACTGCTCGCGCCGGCCCACCTGACCGAGCAGGAGCGCAAGGCCACCCGCGACCGCAGCCTGCGCGAAGCACGGGCCGTGGCGCAGCTCAGCCACCCCAACGTGATCCAGGTGTACGACGTGATCCCGCACCAGGGCGAGCCGTGGATCGTGATGGAACTGGTCCGCGCGAGATCGCTGCACCAGGTGCTCGCCGCCGACGGGCCGATCTCCGTCCAGCGGGCCGCCGACATCGGGCTCGCCCTGCTGGGCGCGCTCAGCGCGGCACACCGGGCGGGCATCCTGCACCGCGACGTCAAGCCCGCCAACGTGCTGCTCGCCGATGACGGACGGGTGTTGCTGACCGACTTCGGCCTGGCCACGCACCAGTCGGCGGACTCCAGCGTGACCCGCACCGGCATGGTCGTGGGATCCCCGGCCTACCTCGCCCCCGAGCGCGTCGGCGGCGACCGCGGCGGGCCTGCCGCCGACCTGTGGGCGTTGGGCGCGACCCTGTTCACCGCCGTCGAAGGCAGGCTGGTCTTCGACCGGCCGTCGCCCGCGGCGACGATCGCCGCGCTGGTGACCGAACAGCCGCCGCGGCCGGCGCGGGCCGGAGCCCTGGCACCGGTGTTGGAAGGCCTGCTGCAGAAGGATCCCGACCAGCGCATCGACGCCGAGCGGGCCGAGGCGCTGCTGCGGACCGCGCTCGACGCGACCCGCCACGACTCCCCGCCTGCCGTCCAGCCCCGCACCGGTGACACGACCGACGCGAACCCGGCACCCCCGCCCGCGGCAGGACCGCCTGACTCCCCCGCGCCCGACCGGCCGAACTCCGAAGCCGTCGTACCCGTCGTGCCAGACGTGCCCGACGTGCCGTCATGGGCCGCGCCCACCCCGACACCGCACCCCTCCCCCACCGGCGAGCCGCCCACCGCGGACACCGGCGACGTCACGCCGACCCAGGCTGACCGCGGCACCGGGCCTGCCCGTCGCTTTCGGCCGCGGGTGGCGCTGCCGGCGGCCGCGGCGCTGATCCTGCTGCTCAGCGTGGGCGTCGGCGCGATGACCTGGCGCAGCCCCGCCCTGCCGGAAACCAGGTTCGCCGACGCCACCGGCTTCCCGCCGGCCGTCGCCCCGCCGGCCGGTTCCCAGCAGTCCTCGCCGAAGGCCCGCCCGGCGCCGTCCGCGCCCCCGTCACCAGCCGCGACCACGACACCCGGCACGTCGGGGCAGCCCTCCGGCACGCCCTGGCGATCGCCGCTACCGAGCCCTTCGCCCACCACGAACACCAGCCAACCGGCCGCACCTCCAGTGGTGAGCCACGTCGGTGAGATCACCGGCATCGGCGGCAAGTGTGTCGACGTCTCCGGTGCCCGTCGCGCCGACGGCACGCCGATCGTGATCTTCACCTGCAACGGGTCCGCCGCCCAGACCTGGACGATGAAGGCCGACGGCACCGTACGGGCGCTCGGAAAGTGCCTCGACGTGCAGGACGACGGCACCTACGACGGCGCGGCGGTGCAACTCTGGTCCTGCGGCACCGGCCAGGCGAACCAGCGCTGGGTGTACGACAGCGCCACCCGCCACCTGGTCAATCCCGCCTCCGGCACGTGCCTGGACGCCAGGGACCAGTCCAGCGCCGACGGCACCCGGCTGCAGATCTGGACCTGCAACCCGAACTACCAGGCGAACCAGCGCTGGAGCCCGCCCTGA
- a CDS encoding DUF2306 domain-containing protein, which yields MNRSRLVPYGLIALSFVPVVAGAFRVTELASGAPVDDANARFFAQPLPVVLHIIGATVYCLVGAFQFDAALRRRRSRWHRVAGRVLIPCGLAVALTGIWMAVFYDLPPVDGLGVMALRLVFGGAMALAIVWGFVCVRRRDFTAHRAWMMRAYAIGLAAGTQAFTHLPWLVSGNVPDERGRFVAMAAGWLINLAVAEWFIRRSRRRPAPARVTAGPPVPASSTLPG from the coding sequence ATGAATCGTTCTCGCCTCGTCCCGTACGGACTGATCGCATTGAGCTTCGTGCCGGTCGTGGCCGGCGCCTTCCGGGTGACCGAACTGGCCTCCGGTGCACCGGTCGACGACGCCAACGCCAGGTTCTTCGCGCAACCGCTGCCGGTGGTGCTGCACATCATCGGCGCCACCGTGTACTGCCTGGTGGGCGCGTTTCAGTTCGATGCCGCGCTGCGCCGACGGCGGTCGCGCTGGCATCGCGTCGCGGGCCGGGTGCTGATCCCGTGCGGGCTGGCCGTCGCGCTGACCGGGATCTGGATGGCGGTCTTCTACGACCTGCCGCCCGTCGACGGCCTCGGGGTGATGGCGCTGCGGCTGGTGTTCGGCGGCGCGATGGCGCTGGCCATCGTGTGGGGCTTCGTCTGTGTACGACGGCGGGACTTCACCGCGCACCGCGCCTGGATGATGCGCGCCTACGCGATCGGGCTGGCCGCGGGCACCCAGGCTTTCACCCACCTGCCCTGGCTCGTGTCCGGGAACGTGCCCGACGAGCGGGGCCGCTTCGTCGCGATGGCCGCGGGATGGCTCATCAACCTGGCGGTGGCCGAGTGGTTCATCCGCCGCTCGCGCCGGCGACCGGCGCCGGCCAGGGTAACGGCTGGCCCGCCGGTGCCTGCCTCCTCTACGCTGCCGGGATGA
- a CDS encoding GNAT family N-acetyltransferase has protein sequence MITSAVLPGGVRLRPLDSGDAPALLDAYVRNREHFRPFDPERPESFWTLDGQRTRLDSLLRQQEEGTLLAYAMQRGDLVVGGASLNTIAFGPLCSANLGYWVDVAEVGRGLASAAVDVLCGIADRDLGLHRVQATTSRANVASQRVLTKNGFEQYGTARDYIYINGGWQDSFLFERILNSRPPTSP, from the coding sequence ATGATCACCAGCGCGGTGCTTCCCGGCGGTGTCCGACTGCGTCCACTCGACAGCGGCGACGCACCCGCGTTACTGGACGCGTACGTGCGCAATCGCGAGCACTTCCGTCCCTTCGATCCGGAACGGCCCGAGTCCTTCTGGACCCTCGACGGCCAGCGCACCCGGCTCGACTCGCTGCTGCGGCAGCAGGAGGAGGGCACGCTGCTGGCCTATGCGATGCAGCGGGGTGATCTGGTGGTGGGCGGCGCTTCGCTCAACACGATCGCGTTCGGCCCGCTGTGCAGCGCCAATCTGGGCTACTGGGTCGATGTCGCCGAGGTCGGGCGGGGACTCGCCAGCGCCGCGGTCGACGTGCTCTGCGGCATCGCCGACCGGGACCTGGGCCTGCACCGGGTCCAGGCCACCACGAGCCGGGCGAACGTCGCCTCGCAGCGGGTGCTGACGAAGAACGGATTCGAGCAGTACGGGACGGCCCGCGACTACATCTACATCAACGGCGGATGGCAGGACAGCTTCCTCTTCGAGCGCATCCTCAACAGCCGGCCGCCGACCTCGCCATGA
- a CDS encoding YqeB family protein, translating into MGPNKTESGKSSQLRVSTRRVAALWATCVVIGAGLGWALRAVSEWAASVDGMPLRDWISVLAKVPDPYGTVLCLLLGVGFGAEVARRTLKDSVAVSVQQDRVIWRAGRKTRRIARAEISAVYLDGVDDLVFLGTDTGELARANNNLNEDAVKEAFLRHGYPFFDADPHLEQYMRWVEDLPELSATANALLKARQKALADNAAEDAAELRADLAKLGVIVRQNDDRQFYRLIGERAAEVTGAQPDEAPV; encoded by the coding sequence ATGGGTCCGAACAAGACCGAGTCGGGTAAGTCATCACAGCTCAGGGTGTCGACCAGGAGAGTCGCGGCCTTGTGGGCCACGTGTGTCGTCATCGGAGCCGGGCTCGGCTGGGCGTTGCGTGCGGTGTCGGAATGGGCGGCGTCCGTGGACGGCATGCCGCTGCGGGACTGGATCTCGGTGCTCGCCAAGGTGCCGGACCCGTACGGGACGGTGCTGTGCCTGCTGCTCGGCGTGGGCTTCGGCGCGGAGGTGGCCCGTCGCACGCTGAAGGACTCGGTCGCGGTGTCCGTGCAGCAGGACCGGGTCATCTGGCGGGCGGGCAGGAAGACCCGGCGGATCGCCCGCGCCGAGATCTCGGCCGTCTACCTCGACGGTGTCGACGACCTCGTGTTCCTCGGCACCGACACCGGGGAGCTGGCCAGGGCGAACAACAACCTGAACGAGGACGCGGTCAAGGAGGCGTTCCTGCGCCACGGCTACCCGTTCTTCGACGCCGATCCGCACCTGGAGCAGTACATGCGCTGGGTCGAGGATCTGCCTGAGCTGTCCGCCACGGCCAATGCCCTGCTCAAGGCGCGGCAGAAGGCGCTGGCGGACAACGCCGCCGAGGACGCGGCCGAGCTGCGCGCCGACCTGGCCAAGCTCGGCGTGATCGTCCGGCAGAACGACGACCGCCAGTTCTACCGCCTCATCGGCGAGCGAGCCGCCGAGGTCACCGGTGCTCAGCCCGACGAGGCGCCCGTGTAG
- a CDS encoding alpha/beta fold hydrolase, with product MSAVALPHDVHGSGPHRVIVLHGWFGDRRAFAKVVPYLDGGAFTYAFADYRGYGQARDLSGEHTIAEIAGDVLALADKLGWDDFSMVGHSMGGSVIQRVMLDAPGRVRRLVGVNPVPASGVPFDEQGWALFTGAADEPGNRRAIIDFTTGGRLPAAWLDEMTAYSVGNSNVEAFRAYLHAWAHTDFHTEVVGNSTPVLVVAGGQDPALSADVMRATWLQWYPNAELTVLADAGHYPMEETPLALVAVIEKFLRS from the coding sequence ATGTCAGCAGTCGCCCTTCCGCACGACGTGCACGGCTCCGGGCCGCACCGCGTCATCGTCCTGCACGGCTGGTTCGGTGACCGCCGGGCCTTCGCGAAGGTCGTGCCCTATCTCGACGGCGGCGCCTTCACCTACGCCTTCGCCGACTACCGCGGCTACGGCCAGGCCCGCGACCTGTCCGGCGAGCACACCATCGCCGAGATCGCGGGCGACGTGCTCGCCCTTGCCGACAAGCTCGGCTGGGACGACTTCTCCATGGTCGGGCACTCGATGGGCGGCAGTGTCATCCAGCGGGTCATGCTGGACGCGCCTGGCCGGGTACGCAGGCTCGTCGGCGTCAATCCGGTGCCCGCCTCCGGTGTGCCGTTCGACGAGCAGGGCTGGGCGCTGTTCACCGGGGCCGCCGACGAGCCGGGCAACCGGCGGGCGATCATCGACTTCACCACCGGGGGCAGGCTGCCGGCGGCCTGGCTGGACGAGATGACGGCGTACTCGGTCGGCAACTCCAACGTCGAGGCGTTCCGCGCGTACCTGCACGCCTGGGCGCACACCGACTTCCACACCGAGGTCGTGGGCAACTCCACGCCGGTGCTGGTCGTCGCCGGCGGGCAGGACCCGGCGCTGTCGGCCGACGTCATGCGTGCCACCTGGCTGCAGTGGTATCCGAACGCCGAGCTGACCGTGCTGGCCGACGCGGGGCACTACCCGATGGAGGAGACTCCCCTGGCCCTCGTCGCGGTGATCGAGAAGTTCCTCAGGTCGTGA
- a CDS encoding SitI3 family protein, translating to MGIDYTLTLAGDPPVEQLAQRALPDPAERPAGTPPLLSVNLDAARGFAVSVLARRNGYVDVTADHGQWVWQPKLCVSLTFHMDKQADPVWAVGGMLDVVGRVLHTGPEDATLVLNGDRLLLHRAGGALVRHRASWWDNYGVGDMFTG from the coding sequence GTGGGCATCGACTACACCTTGACGCTCGCGGGCGATCCGCCCGTCGAGCAGCTCGCCCAGCGGGCGCTGCCCGACCCGGCCGAGCGTCCGGCCGGGACGCCACCGCTGCTGAGCGTCAACCTGGACGCCGCACGCGGCTTCGCGGTGAGCGTGCTCGCGCGCCGCAACGGCTACGTCGACGTCACGGCCGACCACGGCCAGTGGGTGTGGCAGCCGAAGCTGTGCGTGTCACTGACCTTCCACATGGACAAGCAGGCCGACCCGGTCTGGGCGGTCGGCGGGATGCTCGACGTCGTGGGCCGCGTGCTGCACACCGGCCCGGAGGACGCGACGCTGGTGCTGAACGGCGACCGGCTGCTGCTGCACCGCGCAGGCGGCGCGCTCGTCAGGCACCGGGCGTCGTGGTGGGACAACTACGGCGTCGGCGACATGTTCACCGGGTGA
- a CDS encoding acyltransferase domain-containing protein, with protein MDLDRTAARLGVPVAEVERVHLLAGDLPSAPLPAKADAPAILTRLAVRPEDAAEIMAGWPDPDSPLWTPELRWLLDRSIALVRADLGGHGWLPPGPELPRDRGLAWRHLYVYAYLALVDVVRGYHRDHGIAEAVTWTSLADLGRNLAIDRRMHREGWPVMQSWLSLHARGSIYELGRLQYHPGDTTIGLHIAESGPLTPEAVSASLDEARAFFPRHFPDQHYTAFTCGSWLLDPQLLDYLPEDSNIIRFQQRFELEPYEEPEGLDADVEVLRFVFRSLTTPLDQLPRDTVLQRAAVDHLQAGRHWRWRRGSFPI; from the coding sequence GTGGATCTGGATCGCACCGCCGCCCGGCTCGGGGTGCCCGTCGCGGAGGTCGAGCGCGTGCACCTGCTCGCCGGTGACCTGCCGTCGGCTCCGCTGCCCGCCAAGGCCGACGCCCCCGCGATCCTCACCCGGCTCGCGGTGCGGCCGGAGGATGCGGCCGAGATCATGGCGGGCTGGCCCGACCCCGACTCGCCACTGTGGACTCCGGAGCTGCGCTGGCTGCTCGACCGCTCGATCGCCCTGGTCCGCGCCGATCTCGGCGGCCACGGCTGGCTGCCGCCCGGTCCGGAGCTGCCGCGCGACCGGGGTCTCGCGTGGCGGCACCTCTATGTGTACGCGTACCTGGCGCTGGTCGACGTCGTCAGGGGATACCACCGCGACCACGGCATCGCCGAGGCCGTCACGTGGACGTCCCTCGCGGACCTGGGTCGCAACCTCGCGATCGACCGGCGGATGCACCGCGAGGGCTGGCCGGTCATGCAGAGCTGGCTGTCGCTGCACGCGCGCGGCAGCATCTACGAGCTCGGCCGGCTGCAGTACCACCCTGGCGACACCACCATCGGCCTGCACATCGCCGAGTCGGGGCCGCTGACCCCGGAGGCGGTCTCGGCGTCGCTCGACGAGGCCCGCGCGTTCTTCCCGCGCCACTTTCCCGACCAGCACTACACGGCGTTCACCTGCGGCTCGTGGCTGCTCGACCCGCAGCTGCTGGACTACCTGCCCGAGGACTCCAACATCATCCGGTTCCAGCAGAGGTTCGAGCTGGAGCCCTACGAGGAGCCGGAGGGGCTGGACGCCGACGTGGAGGTGCTGCGGTTCGTGTTCCGGTCCCTGACCACGCCGCTCGACCAGCTGCCGCGCGACACCGTGCTCCAGCGCGCGGCCGTCGACCACCTCCAGGCAGGCCGCCACTGGCGCTGGCGCCGCGGCAGCTTCCCGATCTGA
- the secA2 gene encoding accessory Sec system translocase SecA2, protein MGLADRLKQKLRTFMERPGTTVSLDRYEAMLPKIRDLEDELTALTDAEFTERAVALRDLVSEAEDGQPFVTLAEPLPIDEHDLAEICALGREAGRRALGERAFDVQLLGAMAMLQGNVVEMATGEGKTLAAVIAAFGYVARGSRVQVLTVNDYLADRDARWMGPAYRLLGLTVGAVGEGAGHDERAAAYRCDVTYVSVSEAGFDFLRDQMVLRAEDAVMPGLYTVIVDEADSILIDEARVPLVVAGSLTDAASDAKAAATLVAAMRPGRDYEVVDDGRNVQLTDTGVALVERASGGIHLYAQENLPKLTAVNQALHARALLAVDVDYIVKDGRIALVDEFRGRVARRRRWPDGLQAAVEAKEGLTATDEGEILATITVQGFIALYPTVAGMTGTASTIGDELREFYRLEVAVIPPNTANIRVDEPDRVYATIEEKEEALMAEVAAAHETGRPVLVGTLDVAESERLATALQTHGIACTVLNAKNDAHEAAVIAEAGGRGAVTVSTQMAGRGTDIRLGGSDGQDRAAVAELGGLYVLGAGRHNSRRVDDQLRGRAGRQGDPGGSMFFVSREDELIVRHGDGIGGTTAGDGRVTGPAVHWAVGHAQRVAEGVDFEIHRNTWRYGVLVEKQRQVLAQRRKALLTTDAAAELLRDGRTRFPADPDVVAAGLWEEDIDDLADGELDMVTVAERYAEVVAAIGEQAAEEVARQIALYHLDRGWADHLGMLADVRDGVHLRALGRQDPLDEFHRVAVPAFSRLLTGIDADTAETFMAARIERPDWTPAEAGLERPSATWTYMVHDNPFGSEIERLISGMAKALLGR, encoded by the coding sequence ATGGGTTTGGCTGATCGGTTGAAGCAGAAACTGCGCACGTTCATGGAGCGCCCCGGAACGACGGTCAGTCTGGACCGTTATGAGGCGATGCTGCCGAAGATCCGGGACCTGGAGGACGAGCTCACCGCGTTGACCGACGCGGAGTTCACCGAGCGTGCGGTGGCGCTGCGCGACCTCGTCAGCGAGGCCGAGGACGGGCAGCCGTTCGTCACGCTGGCCGAGCCGCTGCCCATCGACGAGCATGATCTGGCCGAGATCTGCGCGCTGGGCCGCGAGGCCGGCCGCCGCGCTCTCGGCGAGCGCGCGTTCGACGTGCAGCTGCTCGGGGCGATGGCGATGCTGCAGGGCAACGTCGTGGAGATGGCCACCGGTGAGGGCAAGACGCTGGCCGCGGTCATCGCCGCCTTCGGCTACGTCGCGCGCGGCTCCCGGGTGCAGGTGCTGACCGTCAACGACTACCTCGCCGACCGGGACGCCCGCTGGATGGGTCCCGCGTACCGGCTGCTCGGGCTGACCGTCGGCGCCGTCGGCGAGGGCGCCGGCCACGACGAGCGCGCCGCCGCGTACCGCTGCGACGTCACGTACGTGTCGGTGAGCGAGGCGGGCTTCGACTTCCTGCGCGACCAGATGGTGCTGCGCGCCGAGGACGCGGTCATGCCCGGCCTCTACACGGTGATCGTCGACGAGGCGGACTCGATCCTGATCGACGAGGCCCGGGTGCCGCTGGTGGTGGCCGGCAGCCTCACCGACGCCGCGTCGGACGCGAAGGCGGCGGCGACGCTGGTGGCGGCGATGCGGCCGGGCCGCGACTACGAGGTCGTCGACGACGGCCGCAACGTGCAGCTCACCGACACCGGGGTGGCGCTGGTCGAACGCGCCTCCGGCGGCATCCACCTCTACGCCCAGGAGAACCTGCCCAAGCTCACCGCCGTCAACCAGGCGCTGCACGCGCGGGCGCTGCTGGCCGTGGACGTGGACTACATCGTCAAGGACGGCCGGATCGCGCTGGTCGACGAGTTCCGGGGCCGGGTCGCCCGACGCCGCCGCTGGCCCGACGGGCTGCAGGCGGCGGTCGAGGCCAAGGAGGGACTCACCGCGACCGACGAGGGCGAGATCCTGGCCACGATCACCGTGCAGGGCTTCATCGCGCTCTACCCCACGGTCGCCGGGATGACCGGCACCGCGTCCACCATCGGCGACGAGCTGCGCGAGTTCTACCGGCTCGAAGTCGCGGTCATCCCGCCGAACACGGCCAACATCCGGGTCGACGAACCGGACCGGGTGTACGCGACGATCGAGGAGAAGGAAGAGGCGCTGATGGCCGAGGTGGCCGCGGCGCACGAGACGGGCCGGCCGGTGCTGGTCGGCACGCTGGACGTGGCCGAGTCGGAGCGGCTCGCCACGGCCCTGCAGACCCACGGCATCGCGTGCACGGTGCTCAACGCCAAGAACGACGCGCACGAGGCCGCGGTCATCGCCGAGGCGGGCGGGCGCGGCGCGGTCACCGTGTCCACGCAGATGGCCGGCCGGGGCACCGACATCCGGCTGGGCGGCAGCGACGGGCAGGACCGGGCGGCGGTGGCCGAGCTCGGCGGCCTCTACGTCCTCGGGGCGGGCCGCCACAACAGCCGCCGGGTCGACGACCAGTTGCGCGGCCGGGCGGGACGGCAGGGCGACCCGGGCGGCTCGATGTTCTTCGTCAGCCGCGAGGACGAGCTGATCGTGCGGCACGGCGACGGGATCGGCGGGACGACCGCAGGCGACGGGCGGGTGACCGGCCCGGCCGTGCACTGGGCGGTGGGGCACGCCCAGCGCGTCGCCGAGGGGGTCGACTTCGAGATCCACCGCAACACGTGGCGCTACGGCGTGCTGGTCGAGAAGCAGCGCCAGGTGCTCGCGCAGCGCCGCAAGGCGCTGCTCACCACCGACGCCGCCGCGGAACTGCTGCGCGACGGCCGGACGCGGTTCCCGGCCGATCCCGACGTGGTCGCGGCCGGGCTGTGGGAGGAGGACATCGACGACCTCGCCGACGGCGAGCTCGACATGGTCACGGTCGCGGAGCGGTACGCCGAGGTCGTGGCCGCGATCGGCGAGCAGGCGGCCGAGGAGGTCGCGCGGCAGATCGCGCTGTACCACCTGGACCGCGGCTGGGCCGACCACCTCGGCATGCTCGCCGACGTGCGCGACGGCGTGCACCTGCGCGCGCTGGGCCGGCAGGACCCGCTGGACGAGTTCCACCGGGTGGCGGTGCCCGCCTTCAGCCGGCTGCTGACCGGCATCGACGCCGACACGGCGGAGACGTTCATGGCGGCGAGGATCGAGCGCCCCGACTGGACTCCGGCCGAGGCGGGTCTGGAACGTCCGAGCGCCACGTGGACGTACATGGTGCACGACAACCCGTTCGGCTCGGAGATCGAGCGGCTGATCTCCGGCATGGCCAAGGCACTCCTGGGCCGCTGA